TCCTATGGAGCCCTCCGGTAAAGTTCAgcctttttgttttgctcactaaaccaacgatgggtaCGGCAAATCTTATATTGCCACAGGCGCAAAATTTCCGCGGTACGCCACTGCATCATATAGTAATATGAGctacaaactgaaataaataacGGGTACAGTAAAACAAAAACCAGTTCATATGGCTATTCACACTAACATGAccaacaaattggaacagtttcgagCACATCTTAGAAGATATTCTACGATTctctatggcggtttgaaattttgaaaacttatcACGTTGTTATgtttgaaccggaagtcggaagcgAGTTTGATTATACGAAAATCTGATACGAATTTGTGGACCTACTACTCTCATCACATTACTGATGAAAAAAATACTCTCGAtactccagaatcggaagttggaAGTGAATAAAAATCGGGATATTCTTTCGGTATCTGAAAGTTTCTCAGttgaatctaatgtcgttttcgtttttaaactgcaaTACACCGGTAcagtgctacaccatggcatgaataaacgaacaaaaatgatgaaaacataaacagtaacccttgactacaataaacgattccattgcacagagctacaccgaacttttgatgagtgctacaccagtggtatcggtgcagaaaaagtgtggcactggtgtagtgcaattggtaaaaacgaacggtttcagtgcagctttcgttacaccggtgtagtgcaatttaaaaacgaaaacgacataagatggTAAAAGTCGATTGAGCCATCTTCAAAATAAGCtactgacattattttcacttttgttGGTACATATAAACCCTTTAATTctagaaccggaaatcggaccagatgttcaggaactttgttttggACCATAAGGACTTTTGAGTCTAGGTTtgagaaaattggttcagccatcttcgagaaaattgagtgaatataTCAACCCGTTATATAAACGACGACACCAAAAAAGGAAAGGAGCATACATTGACTCCATAAACTATTTCCGAGAGTCGCATTTTCTGAATTTAGGGAGTAAATTTGGAAAATATTGCGAAAAATAATCACTACTGGTCGCTCATTTTTAACTGACAGTCACAAAAGCGCCCAAATTTCAATCAACAGTAGCTCAGACTAAAAACTTTAGAGCGCCACCTAGCATCTAGGAACCCTGTGCTCACGAACGTCACCTatcggaaaaatgaagcatgacGTTTTTGCTAACATCGAAAAGCAGCATGTAAACAAGTGAAAGGACAGGTTGATGGTAATTACACCCGAAATCCCACCATTACAACACATAATGTTGCCAAAAGGGTCAGCGTTTCCCAAAGTTACATCCAGATCTTCTGGACAATAGCTGGATTACATGTATAGAAGGTTCATGACTTCCCGAAACGCAAACTGTTGCCAAGACAACCGAACCAAAATATGATGTGTAATCAAAGACTGAACATTCGTCAAAGCAGACCATCGTAAATGCCAGAACAAAAGCTTTACACCGTTATAAAAAGGATTGTCCCTAGTAAATGctcaacaacaaaaatatttttagatgTTTTCATTACGGCATCATCATGTGTAAAATAACTTAAACCAAAACAAAATTTAGCTTACGACAAAAACTCATCGCACAGGAAGTCTTTATTCGGGGAAGTTTGTGCTTCCGGTAAGGATATGATCTACTCACTGTTTGCTTCCCCAGCAGACACACGCCGCAGTCTCTTTCTCACACAAAAAGGTGATTACCTGAATTCTTAAATGGTGTTCACTCTTAAAGAGAGATGAAAAAATGAACGATTAGGTACAAAACCCTAACTTAAAATTATGATTCCAGTTTTGATGTGATTGGATGATTAGTGAAACGGTTACTGTTTCGTTAGGTAAGGATCATGCACACGTACACACGCACTCATTCGGACGAGCGACAATAATCTTGGAGGTAAACTGAAAGTAGAGCACCTCTTCGGGTCGCACAAGGAGCAGCATTATCCTATCTTAATGATCTCTCTCCTGCAATGCTAGTTTATTTCAACTGAGCACATGCAGCTCAATCGTCCGAACCAGCCGCCCGCTTTGTCTTTCGCTGTCGAGGACTTTGTTTTGGGGATACTTTGCCACCCTTGGGAGAATTTTCTGTGGAAATATGTAAAATCATTGTTATGATTACATTGTCGAGTAACGCTGTTTCATGGCAATACTTACGAATCTTTTTAAGTGTTTCGGCCGGAATCCACTCGTAATCAACATCTTTAGTATTACTAGTTCCAGTTTCCACAGTTTTCCTGACAGCCGGTGAACGCTTGCGTTTTCCGTACGATCCGAGGAATTGCTGTCCCAAGACCAACAAAAGAACCACAACTGCCGCGAGGAACACGTACAAgaaaaaggtctccccgtccagACCCTCATCAACTTCGGTAATTGATATGGTCTCGTTGAACACAGCTTCAGAAAATTGATTTCCGCTAGCATCCCGATAATTCAAGGCGATGTTCAAACCGAATGGTCGCCCGGCAAATGATTCCGACGGTAAGAACGAGTATGAAACAGTAGCTTCATGTCCGGGTTTAACTTCGCGATTATAAACAATAGCAGAAAAGTTCTGGATGAAGTAATTGAAATCCATCGGATATCGGAAGGAAGCTTCAACGGTTTCCACGATGAAATCGTCGCTTCCCTTGTTAGAGAATCCAACCAGAAATTCCACCGGATACCCAGCTGGAAGGTCAAGCTGAGAACCAGCTCCGGAGTACAGTGGACGCGTGAACAGTAGGAACGTATCAGCATCCGGAGACTTGGTTGTTTCTGGCTCATCTTCAGCCTCGGGTTCATCCGTATGCGTTACCGAAGCATCATCCGATTCGACCTCAACATCCAGTTCATCTTCCAATTCATCCTCGGTAGCATCAGTAGCAAAAGCCATTAGTCGGGAACCTGCAATAACAGGGGGTGTTACGACATGCCACGTATAAGCGTAAGTTTAATCTTTTCTCAGTCTCTTCCTAACAAACAACCCACTTACCACTTTCTACGGTCAGAAGAACCGCTGGTAGAACCAGCAAAGCAAAGATGAACAGTTTCTTCATTATATAGGAACGTCACCGGTTAAACTAGAAAACGTAATTCAGGCTACTTTCACGATTTACTTTTTCTCTGCGTAAACTCTGCTTTGAATAGGAGCGCGACAAACGGAAAAGTGAACAGCGAGCAAGCTCGCTAGACTGTACGAGGCACTACGAATGAAGAAAAAGCTGAAAACGTCAGTTCACGTGGAACCAAGTTGACAAACGTTGGTTATCTCTTGACAGCTAGCACGATGACAAAACATTCGCCGAGGGGTGATCAAAGTGCATTGATTACTTATCTTGAATAATTATTCCATCATTGTTTTACAGAAGGGCGATTCTTTCTACGACAacatgttgaaacagaaaacaaCTGATGTGAGTTCCCGTATGTAAAAGTACCATTAGATCAGCATAATAATGTATTCCATGTATGATCCAGAGCATATTCTTGAACTTTTGACGGTTTCTAGTATAGTTAATTTATGGTATTCAATCTTTTATATTAAGAAATTATCGTATTTTCCATAGCATAaagccataaatcaaataaacatagatttcccagtgtaatactaatgtagtagagaaacccgtgacagcaaaagcaccgtctggtggagaatgggtgcgtaaatgctcctaaaatgcatgcataaagtttcctgcgcatttaacaaaaccacagtagctaatggaaaaaagtacacccgtttctcactagaggtgcagttagtgtcaccgtacagtcggaaatctatgtttatttgatttatgataaaGCACAGTTTTGTAGCTTAACGTGTTTACCAGCAACTGGTCTTTTTGCCGAGATCAGCAAATTGATTATATCAACCTACCGGAACCTCAATAAATAGCTTTCAGATAACCGAAATTCGGTTGTTCACAAAAGTAGTCATTTTTCATCAGTACAAAACTGAGTGATGTAAAAAAGTGCATGTGCTCATTTGTGGAATAGGTtgcaactaaaaaattaattcGAATATAGCGATATGTTTCATTATACTAGAAACAAATTTGTCCAATGTTTAGCGATTATTCGTAACAAAAATTACCCCAGAGAATCCTGACGAAATCTGATTGCCTGATTTTCGCGTTAATTTTTAAAAGCCAATAAGCCATCGTTCATTATCCAGTTTTGGAAGAAATTGCAAACGATtaattttaacaccagacgaaagagtaaACTTTTCTCTATCGTTCAATATTATGATTTATTCTCATTGAGTATCAAGTCTTTCGGAATTTCTCTCCATAGTGAATATTGATAGGTGGCTTATTGGTCGTTATCCTATGTGttcattttcggttttgtttgtgttcattgcgttcacTCTAATTTGAATATgtgttaatagatatgtaaacaaacctgTGGGGCTCgttctttctttaaaaaatacagTTTAACCTTTGAGTTGCTACTactattttaattaacaaattttgCTTATATACTACAAGTTAGAACAGACTTACGTCTAATGTTAATTCTTAATTTATTCCGCGCTTGCGCATAAGCCTGAATTTCGTGTTTCTTACCTCCCTAGGCTTGTGCGCATGCGTGGTTATGCTATAAGGAAGAGAGAGAACACAGGCATTCAACGACCccttatttccttcttttccttACATTGCCCAGCTTGCGATCCCAACTATGACAAGTTAAATCCAGCTGTTTCTCCTCCCTTCAAGGAGGTCATTCACTTGTCTCGAGGCATGTGTTTTATGCTATTCCTTCCTTCTTCGAGGAGGTCATAGCCTTGCTCGAGATAAGTgcttacattattttattttagcccTTTAAACGACGACATCGGTCGTTGCTCTTATTTCTAACGGATTTTATGATTCGATGTCGTAACCCGGGAGCTCGACGATGCGGGAGATTTCATTTCTCGCTAGCTTAAATTTAGAATCCTAGTATGGGATTTAAATCTAGGCACGCTGGTGAAACTGTCAGCCACATTTCCAACCCCCGTAAATCCACCACATCGATTTACAAATACCGTGGCTGATATTAATCGTTTCTCGTTAATGTAGGATATAATGGTGCAGTTCTTCTTTCCTCTATTTGAACGCTTTCACATTCGCCTGAGTTATTTATTTCGTTCCTATCTGCCTCTTGTTGAGACCTTCGCAACGAGTTTCTATGAGACAAGAAAGTAGTCAGTGAATCCCAAAATGAAGCAATTAACTGCCACCCTAATCCATAAATATCGTACAATATACGCCCATGCATTATTGTGTCTACCACAAACTTCAATATTCTCCCTATCATGTAAATTCCTAAGAATGTAGAAGTTAAATTTCCCAGCCATGTCGTCCAAGATATTAATTTTTCCCAATATCTATTCAGAGCGTTCTCTATCACTCTTTCCGATACTAAGGCGTCAAAATTATATCCTTGTAGGTTTGGTTGTTGACTCGCTAAAATTTTATGAAGTACATTTGAAGCGATTCTTTTTTCTCCTTGATCATAAATCATATTACGCATCTTTTCAATGCTATCGGCATCATAAACTCCGCTTTGCATTAGGCTTGGTAGCGGCGTATACGTCCACGTCGTGACTATGTCAGTAGTTAATTTATTTGGCGACGTCGTTTCTCTCAAACGACCATCTGTAGTATACCATCTTCCGCCAAACATATACTTCGCAGGAAGGATTGGTGTACAATCTATTTCGGTTCCCCTCATTTGAAGGATTCTTGAAACTGGAGCTAAATACATTTCAGTCCCGTTATACTTTACTGGGATTTCCTGATAACATCGCTCCGCTGTTCTATGCGTGACATAGACAGGTTTGCATTCCAGAATGTGTAAAACCTCTCCTGCTACAACAGCTGTGTATCCAGATCGCTTCACTATCCCTGAAACGAACTCCGTTGGATTGAGCCGAGCTAGAGTCAGTTTTGTCTCCATTATTGTCTTGTCAACCTTGCACatttctgtcataattgtattatAGATTTCCTCAAACTTTTGCCCAATGTAGCTCTCTACTAGCGTGATTTTTGAGTTAAAGTAAGTAAACAAGTCATAATTTTTTCCATTCGGAcgtcttttgaatggcgatttgAATTCTGTTTCTTCTAGGATCAATATTCTCGGATGATCGGTTTTGTAACCATTGTATCCACATATACGAGTTGGATCTCTGGTTCTGACGGAAAATACATGTGAGTCTGAAATAGCGCTATACACGGCTTGCGTATTTCTTTTCTTACCAGCATCCACAGTTTTATTTACCATTCCTTGATAAATTACTTCGAATTCATCGTCTTCGCAACGTTTATCGCCGTTTATATCCCATGTCATATATCCTTGTTCCCCGTCTAAACATTTCCCTTGGGAGTATGTACAAACTATTCCGTTGCGTAGTGTTAT
This genomic window from Malaya genurostris strain Urasoe2022 chromosome 1, Malgen_1.1, whole genome shotgun sequence contains:
- the LOC131432035 gene encoding translocon-associated protein subunit alpha-like; this translates as MKKLFIFALLVLPAVLLTVESGSRLMAFATDATEDELEDELDVEVESDDASVTHTDEPEAEDEPETTKSPDADTFLLFTRPLYSGAGSQLDLPAGYPVEFLVGFSNKGSDDFIVETVEASFRYPMDFNYFIQNFSAIVYNREVKPGHEATVSYSFLPSESFAGRPFGLNIALNYRDASGNQFSEAVFNETISITEVDEGLDGETFFLYVFLAAVVVLLLVLGQQFLGSYGKRKRSPAVRKTVETGTSNTKDVDYEWIPAETLKKIQNSPKGGKVSPKQSPRQRKTKRAAGSDD